In a genomic window of Acidobacteriota bacterium:
- a CDS encoding S9 family peptidase, whose translation MRIRRPVFLTVLAITLVGRLDSVQAQRAGARWLSYEEAFAPPSGAPRRADAPLGDLPNITGWLDGARYLEVKTDADGERRMYAVSAVDGRSEVYRDYGLVKKELPKGVDPTRPAAHTGDFGRLVYLAQGDLYLYDAAAHALRRLTATPAPERNPRFSPDGRWVAYTRGNNLFAFDLEKTVEHQYTDDGSETILNGYSSWVYMEEILGRGTAHAAFWWAPDSTKLAFMRFDDSPVPVFPIYHSAGQHGELERQRYPKAGDPNPYVQVGIVSVNDGKTVWTDFDPKADHYLAWPFWTPDSRTLTVQWVNRGQDTIRFYNCDAATGKKQQIYEEKQPAWVDFYQDLYYFQDGSGFLLRSPLDGWEHLYHYSNDGTLKRRLTEGEWRVDSIARVDEKNGWIYFMARPQNATWDLQLMRVKVDGTGLQRLTRTDGTHGVRLSTDGSHYIDTFSNITTPQQMALYSADGTLVRKLGDARAAAGPPIAWGKGELFTIPSGDGFNLPAYWVLPPSFDAQRRHPVIFSIYGGPDSGTVRNAFPNLQAHYWAQRGVITISVDHRGSGHFGKKGVFLMHRRLGQWEMRDLATAVDWLRARSFIAADRIGITGGSYGGYTTMMALTNAAGKFNYGQAGSPVTAWELYDSVYTERLMDTPAENPEGYKSGAVLTYIDRYQGGLRITHGTIDDNVHMQNSLQVIDWLTTHNKPFEVMLYPGSRHGLQMSQRPHANRESHDFWVRHLLDGRLPQAPQKVQTTSQSK comes from the coding sequence ATGCGCATCCGGCGCCCTGTTTTCCTGACAGTTCTGGCCATCACGCTCGTCGGCCGCCTCGATTCCGTGCAGGCGCAGCGTGCCGGCGCGCGGTGGCTGTCCTACGAGGAAGCCTTCGCGCCCCCGTCCGGCGCGCCCAGGCGGGCCGACGCGCCGCTCGGCGACCTCCCGAACATCACCGGGTGGCTTGACGGTGCGCGGTATCTCGAGGTGAAGACCGACGCCGACGGAGAGCGTCGTATGTACGCGGTAAGCGCGGTCGACGGCCGTTCAGAAGTCTATCGCGATTATGGCCTCGTCAAGAAAGAACTCCCGAAGGGGGTCGATCCGACGCGTCCCGCCGCTCATACCGGCGACTTCGGGCGCCTCGTATACCTGGCCCAGGGCGATCTGTATCTCTACGACGCCGCGGCGCACGCGCTGCGCCGGCTGACGGCCACGCCGGCTCCCGAACGCAACCCGAGGTTCTCACCCGACGGCCGCTGGGTGGCGTACACCAGGGGGAACAACCTGTTCGCGTTCGATCTCGAGAAGACCGTCGAGCACCAGTACACCGACGACGGGAGTGAGACCATTCTGAACGGATACTCGTCATGGGTGTACATGGAGGAGATCCTGGGGCGCGGGACGGCGCACGCCGCGTTCTGGTGGGCGCCCGACTCGACGAAGCTCGCCTTCATGCGCTTCGATGACTCGCCCGTGCCGGTGTTCCCGATTTACCATTCGGCGGGGCAGCACGGCGAGCTGGAGCGCCAGCGATACCCGAAGGCCGGGGATCCCAACCCGTACGTGCAGGTCGGCATCGTCAGCGTGAACGACGGGAAGACCGTGTGGACCGATTTCGATCCGAAGGCGGACCACTACCTCGCCTGGCCGTTCTGGACACCCGATTCACGAACGCTCACCGTGCAGTGGGTCAACCGTGGGCAGGACACGATTCGCTTCTACAACTGCGACGCCGCCACGGGAAAGAAGCAGCAGATCTACGAGGAGAAGCAGCCCGCGTGGGTCGATTTCTACCAGGACCTCTACTACTTCCAGGACGGGTCCGGCTTCCTGCTCAGAAGCCCGCTCGACGGATGGGAGCACCTGTATCACTACTCCAATGACGGAACGCTGAAGAGGCGCCTCACCGAGGGAGAGTGGCGGGTCGATTCGATTGCGCGCGTGGACGAGAAGAACGGCTGGATCTACTTCATGGCCCGGCCGCAGAACGCGACGTGGGATCTGCAGTTGATGCGCGTGAAGGTCGACGGCACCGGCCTGCAGCGGCTGACCCGGACCGACGGCACGCACGGCGTTCGCCTGTCAACCGACGGCAGTCACTACATCGACACCTTCAGCAACATCACGACTCCGCAGCAGATGGCGCTGTACAGCGCGGACGGTACCCTCGTGCGCAAACTCGGCGACGCCAGGGCCGCGGCGGGCCCTCCGATCGCGTGGGGCAAGGGAGAGCTGTTCACGATTCCCTCCGGCGACGGGTTCAATCTGCCAGCCTACTGGGTGCTCCCGCCGAGCTTCGACGCGCAGCGACGCCACCCGGTGATCTTCAGCATCTACGGCGGCCCCGACTCCGGCACCGTGCGCAACGCGTTCCCGAACCTCCAGGCGCATTACTGGGCGCAGCGCGGCGTGATTACGATCAGCGTCGATCACCGCGGCAGCGGTCACTTCGGCAAGAAGGGCGTGTTCCTCATGCATCGCCGTCTCGGCCAGTGGGAGATGCGCGATCTCGCCACGGCCGTGGACTGGCTCCGCGCGAGGAGCTTCATCGCGGCGGACCGGATTGGTATCACCGGCGGGAGCTACGGCGGCTACACGACCATGATGGCGCTCACGAACGCGGCCGGGAAATTCAATTACGGCCAGGCCGGGTCGCCGGTCACGGCGTGGGAGCTGTACGACTCGGTCTACACGGAGCGGCTGATGGACACGCCGGCGGAGAACCCGGAAGGCTACAAGAGCGGCGCGGTGCTCACCTACATCGATCGCTACCAGGGAGGGCTGCGCATCACGCATGGCACGATCGACGACAACGTGCACATGCAGAACTCGCTGCAGGTGATCGACTGGCTGACGACCCACAACAAGCCGTTCGAGGTCATGCTCTACCCCGGCAGCCGCCACGGTCTCCAGATGTCGCAGCGGCCGCACGCCAACCGGGAATCGCACGACTTCTGGGTGCGGCACCTGCTCGACGGCAGGCTGCCGCAGGCGCCGCAGAAGGTGCAGACCACGTCGCAGAGCAAATAG
- a CDS encoding MoaD/ThiS family protein: MSIAFVIPGHLRQFTGGRGQVLVEGGAASVSAALALLWAAHPAVRDRVLTELGEVRAHINVFVDGENIRNSGGLATPIRDGAEIVILPAISGGLPLLRVRRLPR, encoded by the coding sequence ATGTCGATCGCCTTCGTGATTCCCGGTCACCTGCGGCAGTTCACCGGCGGGCGCGGGCAGGTGCTCGTCGAGGGGGGCGCCGCGTCGGTGTCCGCCGCGCTGGCGCTGCTGTGGGCGGCGCACCCAGCCGTCCGGGACCGCGTGCTGACGGAGCTCGGCGAGGTGCGCGCCCACATCAACGTCTTCGTCGACGGAGAGAACATCCGCAACTCAGGCGGGCTCGCCACGCCGATCCGCGACGGCGCCGAGATCGTCATCCTGCCGGCAATCAGCGGCGGATTGCCCCTTCTGCGTGTTCGGCGCCTTCCGCGGTGA
- a CDS encoding exo-alpha-sialidase, whose protein sequence is MPVTRHLSPRSGSILLLVGTMKGAFIACAGTDRRDWELGGPYLPGSAVYALAYDGRAGRHRVWAGPTSMHWGGLLRSSDDFGRSWTNPEAANVKFPEGAGAALKQIWQIAPGRDAEPDTLYCGVEPAALFVSRDAGSTWALVDGLWNHPQRPRWEPGGGGLCLHTILLDPADPNRIRIAVSAAGMYVTDDGGSTWRPSNRGVRAEFLPDKYPEFGQCVHKVAQASRQPDRLFLQNHWGLYRSDDRGETWSDIANGVPSDFGFALAIHPADADCAWIVPLESDEFRCTPEGKLRVYRTRNAGASWEALSKGLPQEDAYETVLRDAMAVDPLAPAGVYFGTRSGKLFGSRDEGETWSELLDGLPPVVSVTAAAVA, encoded by the coding sequence ATGCCGGTCACCCGCCACCTCAGCCCTCGCAGCGGCAGCATCCTTCTGCTCGTCGGCACCATGAAAGGCGCCTTCATCGCGTGTGCCGGCACCGATCGACGCGACTGGGAGCTGGGCGGCCCGTACTTGCCGGGCAGCGCGGTGTACGCGCTGGCCTACGACGGCCGCGCGGGACGCCACCGCGTCTGGGCGGGCCCCACCAGCATGCACTGGGGGGGACTGCTCCGTTCGAGCGATGACTTCGGACGAAGCTGGACGAATCCCGAGGCCGCCAACGTGAAGTTTCCCGAGGGCGCTGGCGCCGCGCTCAAGCAGATCTGGCAGATCGCTCCCGGCCGCGACGCGGAGCCCGACACGCTGTACTGCGGCGTCGAGCCCGCCGCGCTCTTCGTCTCGCGTGACGCGGGCTCGACGTGGGCGCTCGTGGACGGCCTCTGGAACCACCCGCAGCGGCCGCGCTGGGAGCCGGGCGGCGGCGGCCTGTGCCTTCACACGATCCTCCTCGATCCGGCCGATCCCAACCGCATCCGGATTGCGGTGTCCGCCGCCGGCATGTACGTCACCGATGACGGCGGCTCCACGTGGCGGCCGTCGAATCGTGGCGTGCGCGCGGAGTTCCTTCCCGACAAGTACCCCGAGTTCGGCCAGTGCGTGCACAAGGTGGCGCAGGCCAGCCGCCAGCCCGATCGCCTGTTCCTTCAGAACCACTGGGGGCTGTATCGCAGCGACGATCGCGGAGAAACGTGGTCCGATATTGCCAACGGCGTCCCGTCGGACTTCGGTTTCGCGCTCGCCATCCACCCCGCGGACGCGGACTGCGCGTGGATCGTGCCGCTCGAGTCCGACGAGTTCCGTTGCACGCCGGAGGGGAAGCTCCGGGTCTACCGGACGCGCAACGCCGGTGCGAGCTGGGAAGCCCTGTCGAAAGGGCTGCCGCAGGAGGACGCCTACGAAACCGTGCTGCGGGACGCGATGGCCGTGGACCCGCTCGCGCCCGCCGGCGTGTACTTCGGAACGCGGAGCGGGAAGCTCTTTGGATCGCGGGACGAAGGGGAGACATGGTCCGAGCTGCTCGACGGACTGCCTCCCGTGGTCTCGGTAACGGCGGCCGCGGTCGCGTGA